In the genome of Leptospira tipperaryensis, one region contains:
- a CDS encoding YiiX family permuted papain-like enzyme, whose translation MNKHRIITSLLLFFFLSPALLANDELSQRLMEGDIIFHESNSEQARAIKLATKSRYTHAGIIFKYKNEFKVLEAVEPVKITPLSSFIKRSQKGHFVIKRLKDRENILTDEKIAQMKKYGNSLLGKHYDIYFGWDDNLIYCTELIWKLYDKYTGKKLGELKTLKDFDLSSPIAQHLMKKRYGNSIPYSEPVISPVDMFDSSELVTVINHK comes from the coding sequence ATGAATAAGCATAGAATTATAACTTCGCTTCTATTGTTCTTCTTTTTATCGCCTGCTTTATTGGCAAACGATGAATTATCTCAAAGGCTAATGGAAGGCGATATTATATTTCATGAATCGAACTCTGAACAAGCTAGAGCGATTAAGTTAGCAACAAAATCTCGATACACGCATGCTGGTATAATCTTTAAATATAAGAATGAATTTAAAGTCTTAGAGGCAGTAGAGCCAGTAAAAATTACCCCGCTGTCATCTTTTATTAAACGTAGTCAGAAAGGACATTTTGTTATAAAAAGGTTGAAAGATCGGGAGAATATCCTTACTGATGAGAAGATCGCTCAGATGAAAAAATATGGGAATTCTCTATTAGGTAAACACTATGATATCTATTTTGGTTGGGATGATAATTTAATTTATTGTACTGAGCTTATCTGGAAGTTGTATGATAAATACACAGGTAAAAAGTTGGGAGAATTAAAGACATTAAAAGATTTCGACCTTTCTTCTCCTATAGCGCAGCATCTGATGAAAAAGAGATATGGGAATAGTATTCCATATTCGGAACCAGTTATTTCACCTGTTGATATGTTTGACTCTTCGGAATTAGTAACGGTAATTAATCACAAGTAG